One genomic window of Brachionichthys hirsutus isolate HB-005 chromosome 22, CSIRO-AGI_Bhir_v1, whole genome shotgun sequence includes the following:
- the LOC137911100 gene encoding chymotrypsin B-like, producing MVVVLTHFLGSKGVLPRRQKTGEGAPSVLNVSESCSSFWPWQVSLQSGGRHYCSGVLIHRRWVLTAQRCAVRPKGDVVVLGVHDLRFSSVQIIPVDEVSNLPRDGSFPPKSDLSLVRLGVPARLGSSVAPVCVPEEDEELDDSWRCFTAGWGATEATAGLDPHRLHHAGLTLVNHTSCTQKWGRGLVGDAHICAHPAGSASCMGDSGAPLLCQKYGVYFLFGVVTWGSSRCRPDKPSVFSSVSDGHWWIAAVTGDV from the exons ATGGTTGTGGTTCTGACCCACTTCCTGGGAAGTAAAGGTGTTCTTCCCCGGAGACAGAAGACAGGT GAAGGCGCCCCGTCGGTGCTGAACGTGTCCgagtcctgctcctccttctggCCTTGGCAGGTCAGCCTGCAGTCCGGCGGACGCCATTACTGCAGCGGCGTGCTGATCCACCGCCGTTGGGTCCTCACCGCCCAGCGGTGCGCCGTCAG ACCCAAAGGTGACGTGGTGGTTCTGGGAGTTCATGACCTGCGCTTCTCCTCGGTCCAGATCATCCCGGTGGACGAGGTGTCCAACCTCCCGAGGGACGGGAGCTTCCCTCCAAAGTCCGACTTGTCCCTCGTCCGCCTTGGCGTACCCGCCAGACTCG GTTCCAGTGTGGCACCGGTCTGTGTcccggaggaggacgaggagctcGATGACAGCTGGCGTTGTTTCACCGCGGGCTGGGGAGCCACCGAAGCCACAG CCGGCCTGGACCCCCACCGTCTGCACCACGCCGGACTGACTCTGGTCAATCACACCAGCTGCACCCAGAAATGGGGACGAGGACTCGTCGGCGACGCCCACATCTGTGCACATCCggcaggctccgcctcctgcatG GGTGACTCTGGCGCCCCCCTGCTGTGTCAGAAGTATGGCGTCTACTTCCTGTTCGGCGTGGTCACGTGGGGCAGCAGCCGGTGTCGTCCAGATAAACCGTCCGTCTTCTCCAGCGTGTCCGACGGCCACTGGTGGATCGCCGCGGTGACGGGGGACGTCTGA
- the LOC137911101 gene encoding cationic trypsin-3-like, with protein MRFGRATPLAAAQRLEGGGEPPQNLLPSPQSSGPLGVSVGGDPVPVRQKDGAGFRTHNQLNATFNKTQQNHEASSGPGVPAGVRPFTPQRDTESRIIGGHEAWPHSWPWQVSLQFVSMATCGGAVISPLWIISAAHCFRRHNKASFWKVLAGKHNLDNPQEPGQQVVGVAVIVSHHGYDPRTKDNDVSLLKLRQPLVFSRSVGSIQVWKTPPSPSRTCTVTGWGATHENGPRVPRLQEVNVTVLSPDACSRYYGNRMQPSMFCAGKDGGGADACQGDSGGPLSCFTGDRYELAGLVSWGVGCGRARKPGVYTKVQVHAEWMSNVTSEC; from the exons ATGCGGTTCGGGCGCGCGACGCCTCTCGCTGCCGCGCAGCGCTTGGAAGGAGGCGGCGAGCCCCCGCAGAATCTGCTCCCGTCCCCGCAGTCTTCCGGACCGCTCGGTGTGTCCGTGGGCGGGGACCCGGTTCCGGTCCGGCAGAAAGACGGCG CCGGGTTCCGAACCCACAACCAGCTGAACGCGACTTTCAATAAGACTCAGCAGAACCACGAAGCGTCCTCTGGACCCGGAGTCCCGGCGGGGGTGCGCCCCTTCACGCCTCAGCGGGACACGGAGTCCCGGATCATCGGGGGACACGAGGCGTGGCCTCATTCCTGGCCCTGGCAGGTTTCTCTTCAGTTTGTCTCCATGGCGACGTGCGGGGGCGCGGTCATCAGCCCGCTGTGGATCATCTCTGCCGCCCACTGCTTCAGAAG GCACAACAAAGCTTCCTTCTGGAAGGTTCTGGCCGGAAAACACAACCTGGATAACCCTCAGGAACCCGGACAGCAG gtggtgggcgtggccgtgATCGTCAGCCATCACGGCTACGACCCGCGGACCAAGGACAACGACGTGTCTCTGCTGAAGCTGCGGCAGCCGCTGGTCTTCAGCCGCTCCGTCGGGTCCATCCAGGTCTGGAAGACGCCGCCGTCCCCCTCCAGGACGTGCACTGTCACCGGCTGGGGCGCCACCCACGAGA ACGGTCCTCGGGTTCCCCGGCTGCAGGAGGTGAACGTCACCGTCCTGTCCCCCGACGCCTGCAGCCGTTACTACGGCAACAGGATGCAACCTTCCATGTTCTGCGCCGGGAAGGACGGTGGAGGAGCCGACGCCTGCCAG GGGGACTCTGGCGGTCCCCTGTCCTGCTTCACCGGGGACAGGTATGAGCTGGCCGGGTTGGTCAGCTGGGGAGTCGGGTGTGGACGCGCCAGGAAACCGGGAGTCTACACCAAAGTCCAAGTCCATGCTGAGTGGATGTCCAACGTGACGAGTGAGTGTTGA